AACTGATCAATATTTTAAAACTCACTCACCTTGTCAAACAAATTTGTACAAAATCTTGAGCGTTCTCAGAAAACTGATCATGAAGAGTGGGCATCGGTCCTCGATGTGCTCCAATGTAAAACATGGCTGCCATCTTGTCCATGTGGCCCAAAGGTGGTTTCCCAGATGCCATTTCAAACACAGTGCAGCCTATACTCCAAATATCCGATTTTCTGCCATGTCCAGTCTGATTAATCACTTCAGGTGCCATCCAGTAAGCTGTTCCATGCATTGATTTTAACATTTCAGTCTGCGTGTCATTCATATTTACACATGCCATACACTTAGCGCATCCAAAATCGATGAGCTTTATCACACCATTAGGCATAAGCATGACATTGTTTCCTTTAATATCCCTGTGAATTACATTGTTATCATGTAAATAATCCACTCCTTTTAAAATTTGTTTAGTATATCCGCAAAACACAGGCTCTGATAATGGTCCAAAACAACTTAAAATACTTGCTATGGATCCTCCAGGAACAAACTCCATGAATATACTGACAACATTGGCCTCTAGGTTTGTACCCAGGAAACGCACAATGTTGACATGATTTAGATCTTTAAGTAGCTCAATTTCCTCCTCCAGTTTTTGATATTCCTTTTCTGCTGCAGTTTGATTTGTTGGATCCAAGCCAATCTGTTTAACAGCGATTAATTGACCTTGACTGGTTAGACCACAATATAcctaaaccaaaaaaaaaaggaaatattttGTTAATTGTTCATTTTTCAGGATCTGGGCATCCTGAAATGAGGTGACCTGTGTTTCATTTGGACAAAAAAATAATACTTACTGTCTTTCTACTCAGTCCTGTGAAATTCTCCCTATCTTAATGCAGTTTCTCTTTTATAACAtacaatattacagcacagtacaggcccttcaacccacaatctgctgatcttttaacctactcacaagtttttttatttgattttattgagatacagcgcagaatagacccctctggcccttcaagccgcactgtccagcaatcccccgatttaaccccagactaatcacgggacaatttacaatgacaaattaaacttaccaaccagtactttggactgtgggaggaaacccatacattcatggggtgaacatacaaactcctacaggtagtgacaggaattgaacctgggtcacctgtactgtaaagctttgtgctaaccactactctaccatgcCACCTTCATTCTAACCTTTCCTTTACACATAGCTCttcaattttctatcatccatgtgcctatctcagtaTTTCTTAAATGTACCTGCCTCTTagcaggaaggagaagatggcggcgcgcccattccgaatgaatattgatatgtgtaactaggggtgccgtgcacaatctggatttgacggggacagccgtgagaagcacagaggaacatctggagtaacttctgaaatgcctgcttcgctgccactgctgctgtgaaatcaagaatctccggagatgaaggccccaaatcctcagttttgcgtatcgcctgttgccggggccggggttgaaacgctcggcagagatagtgctcggtgctcggtgttgaagaggtggttggaggctcggtgtttttcggacagactctgagtcggactgtggtcggatgcttctgggatgctgcatcggcaagttggcggcgctgggggtttaccatctgcgtgagatgatgggacttgcgAGTGACtgtgagacttttactgtgccatggtctgttcttatcaaattacagtattgctttgcactgttgtaactatatgttataattatgtggttttcgtttgtttttaagtcggtttgtcatgtgtttttcatgatatcattctggaaaaacatttttatcatttcttaatgcatgcattactaaatgacaataaaaggggactgcgtgtcctcataatcataatcataataccACCTCTCCTGGCAGTGTATTCTACATACTCACctttctctgtgtaaaacacttaacttcaacatccccctatactttcctccagttactttaaaattatgcccccttgtattagccatttctacccgaggaagaagtctctgactgtccagtTGATCTAtgcctcattatcttatacacctctatcaagtcacctctccttCACTGCACAGCTCACTATCAACTTATTTTTATAAGatatgccctctagtccagggagcatcctagtaaatcttttctatatcctctctaaagcttccacatcttccctataatgaggtgaccagaactgacagaatattccaaatgtggcttaACCAGGGTTGTATAGACCTGTAACATTACCCCCCAGCTATGGAATTCAATCCCTGGACTaacaaaggccaacacaccatatgccttcttaacaaccctatcaatttttctggcaactttgagggatttatggatGTTGAtacacaaaaaaatgagaaaaatggAGCAGGTACATCAAACCcaaaatccccctcccctactcACAAAGCACAAGAAGAcggggtgaaaaacacagaatataaaaaactataagagtgaaaaaaagtccatagtccaactccatatccaaaacgcagaaaatctgggtaacattctccggcAGGCCACATGGGCTCTCCTCTCTGAcagcagaacaatcccaccagtgatcaaaaggcagtctctcccctctccagttgCAAATCGAtctcaccagcaatcaaaaggcagtctcccctctccgtagcagagtgatcccaccagcgatcaaaaggcagtctcccctctctgacagctgagtgatcccaccagcgatcaaaaggcagtctcccctctctgacagctgagtgatctcaccagtgatcataaggcagtctcccctctccgtagcagagcaatcccaccagtgatcaaaaggcagtctcccctttccagCAGCAGATCGAtctcaccagcaatcaaaaggcagtctcccctctccgtagcagagtgatcccaccagcgatcaaaaggtagGCAGGCATGCTCACCATCTGCATTTGTCTCTATGTTTCAATCACTTTAATTGGCAGAGTGGAACTGAACATTGGCTTGCGCCACCAGCTTGACGCTCACAGCCTTTGGTTCCCAGAATCCTCTTAGAGACTGCAGAGCAATGGAAAACTCAAaccatctccaaactgcaaagcacaggctccagcagttccagaattacattcaagaccaaaaacaaacgtaaaagacataaaagaagtgaaatatatggtttccctggtctatccagaagatgtagATTGTGGGAGCATTGTACGCAGGCACCATCTTGGCTGGATATATTCTAGTGcttttgaaatgaaagctaacattgcatttgcctccctcaccaaaGACGcagcctgaaaattaacctttagggaatcctgcacaaggactcccatgtccccttgtgcctcagttttttgttttttctccccatttagaaaatagtcaaccctttcatttcttctaccaaagtgcatgaccatacacttcctgacactagaatccatctgccacttctttggtcattcccctaatctgtcgtAGTCCTCTGTAGTctcttacttcctcaaaactacctgtcaatccacctatctttgtatcatctgcaaactttgcaacaaacccatcaattccatcagccaaatcactgacatataacataaagagaatcagtcccaacacagaagcCTATGGACCACCACTAGTCAGCGGCAGCCAGCCTGTGCCTGTCCTGCTTGCTgtttcttcagagaattccaacaaattcgtcaggcaagatcttcccttgacgaaaccatgctgaccacagcccatgttatcatgtgcctccaagtaaccagaaaccatatccttgacaatcaactccaaaatctttccaaccaccaaagtcagacaaactggcctataatttcctttcttttgcttctctcccttcttgaagagtggagtaacattttcagttttccagccttccagaaccattccagaatctagtgcaaatccatttaaactgcctattcccatcgacctgcaccgggacaatagacaataggtgcaggagtaggccatttggcccttcgaggcagcaccgccattcactgtgatcatggctgatcacccacaatcagtaccccgttcctgccttctccccatatcccttgactccactatcattaagagctctatctaactttcttgaaagcatccagagaattggcctccactgccttctgaggcagagcattccacagatccacaactctctgggtgaaaaagtttttcctcaactctgttctaaatggcctaccccttattttcaaattgtggcctctggttctggactcccccaacatcgagaacgtttcctgcctctagcgtgtccaatcccttaataatctcatatgtttcaatcagatctcctctcatccttctaaattccagtgtatacaagcccagtcgctccaatctttcaacatatgacagttccgccatcccgggaattaaccgcGTAAAcatccgctgcactccctcaatagcaaaaatgtccttcctcaaatttggagaccaaaactgcacacagtactccaggtgtggtctcaccagggccctgtacagctgcagaaggacctctttgctcctatactcaactccccttgttatgaaggccaacatgccattagctttcttcactgcctgctgtatctgcatgcttactttcagtgactgatgaacaaggacacctagatctcactGTACTTccacttttcctaacttgacactattcaaatagccctctgtacccctaccatcacgtacctatccaaatttagcataaacattgaaatcaagctgacagctcatttcacactctcatgaccctctgaatgaagaaattgcccctcatgttcccctcaaatttctcacctttcacccttcgcccataacctctgattctagtcccacccagcctctgtggaaaaagcctgcttgcagttaccctatCCGTACCGCTCATAATTTTTATACCTCTAAGAAATCTACTCTTatcttctgcattccaaggaataaagtcctaacctgttcaagcttttcttataactcaggtcctccagacccagcaacatccttgtaagttttctctgtactctttcaactttatttacatctttcccgtaggtagatgagcaaaactgcacatagtactctaAATTAGGTCACATCAAatttcaacataacgtcccatctcctgtactcaatacattgatttaagaaggccaatatgccaaacgCTTCCTTAAtggctctatctacctgtgacacaactttcaatgaattatagatgtgtattcccagatacctttctttgttctaccacattcaagatgtttttttttaactgcacCTTTGTACATTTGACCAACTTCGCCAAATTGGACTTGTCTTGCATTTTTACCTGAGCAAGTGTTTTACACATTACTGCTGTTGACACTTCAGAATTatttgaatcagatttattatcatggacgtgtgttgtgaaatatgttatcTTGCAGCAGCAGCATGGTGCTTGATATAACTATTACGATAAGTTACAAAGTTAGATAAATAGTGGAATAGCTGAACTTAAAGCGGGATAATTCTGGAGCACAAGAACCACATCCAGACTGACCCCATAGCCTCGGAAATACCCAGTACTAAAAGCTATTTCTTAAAATTACATGTATAGAGTGAATAGAATTAGCtgaagactggtttctgtgatggggaTGGAGGAAatcacaagcagggtagacaaaggagatgcagtagatgtggtgtacttggattttcagaaggcctttgacaaggtgacgcacataaagctgcttagcaagataagaacccataaaattacaggggagttactagcatgggtggagcattggctgatcggcagaaaacagagagcgggaataaagggatcctactctggctggctgccggttaccagtggagttccacaggggtcaatgttgggaccactgctttttacgatgtatgtcaatgatttggactatgggattaatggatttgtggctaaatgtgctgatgatacacagataggtggaggagtggacattgttgaggaaacagagagccggcagagagacttagatagtttaggggaatgggcaaagaagtggcaaatgaaatacaatgttggaaagtgtatcgtcatgcactttggtggaagaaataaacgggcaggctattatttagatggggagagaattcaaaatgcagagatgcgaagggacttgatttgtttatttcggcttttttcttaaagatgtgctgggtgcgtttcggctaccgctgcaccgctgcattcttcgcgacctgttatcggtctgcggcccggaggctggggaccactgccctaaaggttaacctccagattgagtcggttgtgaagaaggcaaatgcaatattgacatttatttctagaggtatagaatataagagcaggggcgtgatgttgaggctctataaggcactcctgagaccacacttggagtgttgtgtgcagctttgggctccttattttagaaaggatatactgacattggagagggttctgagaagattcacgagattgattctaggaatgaaaaggttactgtatgaggaacgtctggcagctcttgggctgtattccctggagttcaggagaatctcatagaaacattgtgaattttaaaaggcctgaacagattagatatggcaaagttatttcccatggtaggggagtctagacaagagggcacgacttcaggattgaaggacatccatttagaacggagaggtggagaaactactttagtcgagtgggtggtaaatctgtggaattcgttgccacgaaagctgtggaggccaagtcattgggtgcaattAAGGCAAAgttcggttcttgattagccagggcatcaaacggtgtgtggagaaggcaggggagtggggataactggaaggaTTGGATctgtccatgattgaatggtggagcagacttgatgggccgaatggcctgcttctactTGAGTATCTTATGATCTCATGGTCTTAAGGAACTCTGGATGGTTCATCCAATCAGCATTGTTGACTAAATAGTTATAATTGTTTTGCCCTACCTTTGACAACATGTGTTGTATCTTCTACCAAATGAGTGCGGGATTGTTCCTCCTCTCTTAGATTTTTAACATTCACAACTAAATGTAGAAGGACTATAGAGCTTATGTTATAAGTAAGTGCAATCCCGATTAAGATTTCTAcagttatgctgtaggtatttaatTTTCGTAgcttctgcaaaagcagtgttaCCAGCTGGTGAAATGTTTGGCTTTTGGCTGGAGATAAGAAGCCCTGCTGCTTAGCTCAGGAATGTCGTGTCACTTGAGAAAATTCAAGCGAGCAGGGCGGAGAGTGATTAATGACAGACCTTAGTCTGGCTGGAGTTGCAGAGAGGACGAGGGGAAGATGTCTGAGAATGCCGTGGAAAGGAGTGTTGAATGACTCccaggaggaagggccaatactcccgaGTGAGAGTTCACTTGAGATGGATTTCAGACGATGTTCTGGATGTTCTGTGCTTTTACGCAGACCGTAGGTCCAGCGCACGAGTAAAAAGACAACCGCAGATGAGCTCCAGCTTTATGTGTACATTTGGACTGGTCTAACTGTAATAGGCCCTTcactttcttgtttctttttttacctactaactgtttgataaagctaaaATTTGTCAATACACTCTCTTTATAATTTGATGCGGTGTACGATTTGTAATTTCTTGCCGACTGACAATTGTATATGGGCAGtgcttacacagcattcactcaaatcggggtttctttaattggaacatcacgGCGTTTCTGTCTGGTTGGACCGCAAAGCATACCGACCCTGACATATTGTTTACGGAAGGTGGCCTTCGCACCGCCCAGAACCATGGCTGTTACAGGGCTGGCTGACAAGCCGAGTTTGCATACGAGCCCGGTGAGGGGCTACATAAGCTTCTCAATAAACTAATTTCTTTAATCAATATCCCCATGtattttattatctttttcttccttaaaCATTTGGAGTTatcatacaaaatactggaaccCTGATAATCAAAGAGGTAGCTTGAAGCAATAATTTAGTTTATAACAGAAGAAGGAAAACAATAtcacacatggatgaaagaggaatggagggctatgtgggagagataattgaccttggagtaggttaaagaatCGGtgtaacatcatgggctgaatggcctgtactgtaccctgttctatgttcaacataATTCACCTGACTGTTGGAAATTGATCTTTTTCAGTAGAAATGTTAAGGTACTTACTGTACCATAGGCTCCTTTCCCCATTATA
This genomic stretch from Mobula hypostoma chromosome 6, sMobHyp1.1, whole genome shotgun sequence harbors:
- the map3k19 gene encoding mitogen-activated protein kinase kinase kinase 19, whose product is MNKKNEADVKSTKIKDFVGTNIAEEPTAALSYGNNWDIVVKEAETTILCTEGQKNISFYETKAASHPNFKQVNFPVQSLINTWTVDQVNPAFLFKYDREDSLSDGLLHCLTPALWSEEKHTIQIATHVQQTERSSHKDNESEKPSLSAEYTVTKLLKTSSRPNSSLCNSGKSECSSSGEDVIIWTKGNIMGKGAYGTVYCGLTSQGQLIAVKQIGLDPTNQTAAEKEYQKLEEEIELLKDLNHVNIVRFLGTNLEANVVSIFMEFVPGGSIASILSCFGPLSEPVFCGYTKQILKGVDYLHDNNVIHRDIKGNNVMLMPNGVIKLIDFGCAKCMACVNMNDTQTEMLKSMHGTAYWMAPEVINQTGHGRKSDIWSIGCTVFEMASGKPPLGHMDKMAAMFYIGAHRGPMPTLHDQFSENAQDFVQICLTR